Within the Anguilla rostrata isolate EN2019 chromosome 6, ASM1855537v3, whole genome shotgun sequence genome, the region AAGGTAACGAAAGCGAAAGCCAACTTGGAAAAGTGAAGGCAATCCACCCTAGGGGAAACACTACTTCACGTACAACTTACCAAGTGTTCTTAATGCTGGAGTATACTGAATCTCCCATGTATTTTGTGTATCTACAAGCACAGAGCTTGTGTGGGGTGAGGCGTACTTACACTGGGGTAAAACAGAGATTTGGTGGTCTCTTCATACTGCTGGTCCAGCCTTTTGTCCTAATTAACAACAGAGAGAAGGAACAGAGGTTTGAGCCGTAGAGAAATTAAATCACAACGACCTGCAGAAGGACCTGCTCTTTCACCTCCCTCCCAAATCAGATGACCCCCCCCTGCAGAATATCAACATGATGCAgtttaatgccccccccccctcccttttttttaatccagtttgGTATACCCAAACCGGGGAACCTTGGATGTTTTCCTCGCCCTTTGGCTTGCTTTTGAGGCGGTTTTGATTCAATTCGATATGGAGACATAACCAAAGTCGAGAATATGCTCGACCAAATCGAACGGTCAATTCCAGGGAGATTCGAAAGGGGTCAGCATGATTGTTTTGTACACTTTGGATATCTGGAGTAGATGGCTACTTCACCACATTCACTTATGTTTGCAAATAGCTTGGACAGACTAATGGGAAAGAGTTTGGACTCACCACACAATGGACCAGGATGCTGAGGGGAATCCAGAATAACAAGGAGAAGACCACCACAGAGCCCACGATGTTGTCAGCCAAGAACTTCCCTGTAGAAACAGCAGGCGGGGTCAATATTCTCAATATCCTCCAACAATATGATCcaacacaatgtaaaaaatgtcagaaaaagtACAGAGAACAGTTCTAATTCACGGATTCGAAGCGCCTATACAAAACGAAGACGAAAGACGAAGAGTCTTTTCCCATGGCCACAGGAACGTTACCCACCAAATGTGTTGATATCCAGCTTGTCAATGAAATCCCACAGTCTCTCCACGACATCCTGCACTTGTTTCATGCATTTCCCCTACGGATAAACAAACATACTGAACTCAGTGTGACTCCTCCACATTAACACTCATACACGGTCATGAGCTTCAAGCTACTACGCACTTTCAATGGTGTTTCAGGAACGGAGCAGTTTCCATAGCTGCATCAAGGGATTCAAAACTGATTGTGAAAAATGGAAGGAGCCGAAATGGCGTGACCCTTCGCTGCCGTCTCTAAACCCCCCTCGGGGTGCACTCCCCCTCGTCGCAGAAGCCCACGGTGCAGGGCTTGCCCTTGCGCAGGAAGAGGGGCGCCCCGTTGTCCTTGTACGGGCTGCAGGTCCCGTCCCTGTTCCGGCAGCACACCTTGCACGAGTCGTCCGTCTCTGGGCGCGCAAGgccgagggagagagagggagagagagggagagagagagagagggagagaggaggtcagagtgagaaagggaggtTCCCCACGACCTGGACCTGACCATTCGACCGCCGGTCCGTCTGGCGCTTTCGCCCGCCctgcccgccctgccccccccctgtGCGTGCGTACGCCCATCACCGTTGCAGGCGCAGGACTTGAGGTCGACGGTCTCGCAGAAGGGGACGCACTGTCCTTTCTGGCACCGGCCCAGGTCCACGCACACCGTGTCGTTGGGAGCGCTGAACGGAGCCGGGCAATCGCTGCTGtcacctgtggggggggggggttagagaaACTGTGAGGGGCGGGACAAGGAGGCCCGGGCTCACAGCGTTCCGACTGCCGCGGCCGCCAGCGCGCACCcaacgcgcacgcacgcgctcacCTGTGCAGTAAGACATCCCCATGCAGGTGGCGTTGATGGACTCCTGACACTTCTTGCCTTTCGCCTCAAACAAGCAGTCCTTGCAGCAGGCACTGTTCCTGTCGCTGTGGTAACCGGGGAGCGAAACACAGTCAGCGCACAGCGCACCAAACACCAAGTGGTAAAACGCTTTACAAAACGAGACACCGATAATTGCCTAATACGAGAAACTGCTGCCCGTAATTTTAAGCAAATCCAACTACTCATTTATTTGCACCGGCGTTCCACGGACGCTTAAAAAGGTTTGAGTATTTCACGCGGTCGTTTGAGTCGGGTGTGACGGGGCGGGTGGGCCTCACCTGCACTTCGAGCGGCGCTTGAACTTGCAGTCGGAGGTGCAGCAGGGGTCGTCGTTGATGTGGAGCAGCCCGGGGTCGCAGtcctcgccctcctccaccCGGGAGTTCCCGCACACCTTGCTGTTCCTCTCCTTGAAGCACATGGGCGCCTTGCTCCGCAGCGTCTTGGCCACGGACCTCTTGCTGCAGTCCGAGAAATGCTGAAGTGgaacggacagacggacagacagacaggcaggcaggcagacagacagacagacaagacaaaacatcaaaaaatgcTTCACTAAAACGAGATCTTCGGTCATTTATAAAAGcaccaaagaaataaaaactatcCACTATCCGGTGTGCCATATAGCCTTGTAGCCATATGCTAAGGATACAGCTATTTTGAAATCTGTAAATCTGCCTTTACGGGTCTTGCCAAACATACGCAGATTTTGCTCGTACGAAAGAACAAAACTGAATTGAGCGTGTCGGCAGTGAGAACACATCTAACTCGCGCTCCTATCCAAAAAACGCACGGCTCGCCATTTATTTCGGGTGTCCCTGCAATTTTGCGTAcggacagcagggggcagtaccTTGTTGTTTTGGTGGTCTCCGCTTACTGCGATGGGGTACATGACGAACTTCCCGCCTTGGTCGTCGCTGGGGGCGCAGTCGCGAACGTTGTCCGGGTCGTGCTCGGCTCCAAAGTTGTGGCCCAGCTCATGAGTGGTCACCAGGTCCGCCTCCTGAAGGTTTGAAAGGCGACGTGAATGCTTTCGAGTGCATTTGACTCCGGAAGATGCCGTCCAAATTCTGGCGCACGTCAGAAAGTGAAAAGATTATTACACATTGTGCTAGTCTATGAATGTTCCATAGAGATTCAAAGGCTGACCTTGGTTAAAATGGTCTTCCCATAATTCTTAGTGCTGGTTAAGCCAGTGTTCAGGTAACTGGGCTTCTTCGAGGATGCTGAAGGATAGTAGGCtttaaaagacataaaaaacacacatgagAATAACTTTAAGGAGACGAGGTTTTGAGGCATCTCTTCCTGTCCATTTTATACGGTAGTCACAGAAACGGTAAGGTCAGATTTCGTTGAATACGACCCGACAGCGACAGTTACGTTTTGCGCAGAGGCCCCCGAGGGCTCCCGGTCTGGAGGGGGCCACGTAGGCCAGGCCCAGCGTGCCCTCGTCGAAGTCCTGGTACGTGAAGAGGTGGGCCAGGCACACCTTGGAAGCGTTGCCCGCCATGTCGGAGCTGAATTGCTGCAAACGGACAGGGAGCCAGTCAATCCGCCATCCGTCGCTGGcgaccattttaaaataatttacagggTTCCTTAAAAGGTCTATGGGTTTTACGCTTTCACAAGATTTGCCGACTTGCAGAAGTGCCCCACGGTAAAAACTACAGCTCAAACTTGCACATAATCtgaaaaactaataataataataataataatgattttatttataatattatttatatagcacctccCATACAAAAAAATTCAGCTCAGAGTGCTTTACAGAAAGAATAAAGTgtaatatatacatgtacacaaacatgcatacatacatgcatgcatgcatacatacatacattcataaatacatCCAAACAAGATCCAATATAACACTGGACTGACATTTACAGTAACAAGACTGAGTCAATCAGATGTACCCTTGAAAAGTACAACAAAGGGGTCAAACCGAGCTATGAAAACACAACTGCTGTTGCAGTCTTGCTAGCAtagcgttctctctctcacacacctccaACAGCTTCTTCACATCCCAGACTTCCTTCTTTGGGATCGGACTGTTCTTCATGTTGAAATGGATGCCATTTGGACCGACGTGGGTGGGCTCCTTCTTAATGATGATCTGAAAACGTTGCGGGGATTTTGTTAATCCGCAAAGAGCAGTCCGCCGGAATAACATAAaccagtgaaaacaaaaattctaaaattctgGGATTAGCACCCAACCGggactgtacacacacactgagccgaTGCTTCTGTGTGAGGGAGCAAACGCAAATCAGACAACCGTTTACACAACAGAGTACCTTCACTGCCTATACagaaaatgcttttgaaaaattCCATTTCTCCTGCCTTCGTTCTGCTCTCCCTCACCATTGGTTGCACAGCAACAGATTGGCCTCTGTTGGCCACGTCATTCAAACTAGGCCTCACTCCCACTGAAGAACAGGCATGTGACTGCTGTGGGGTTTTCTAAAAACAACATGCTCAAGTCTAAAAGTGAAGAGAATTTCCACACACAAAAGAGATTATGAATTTATCAATTTCCCCAACCTCTAGCTGTTAATTAACCAATATTAAAATCTGTCCAGaaaactaaacacacacacacacacacacacaatgacttATTCAAGTATTTTAAGTGCAAGACAATAAggttcaaaatgttttctttttaacatcTTCACCTCAACCTATTCTGAATGTCAAATGGTCATTTTAGGCATatgcaatgtgatgtaatgccCTCCACTGATCCAGGAGGAGGCACATTAGTACATATTCTCCACACTTTTTTCCACTACAGTGCATCTGCTGAGCTACAGTTACTGGACTGGACTGAGGAACTGGAGCAGAGGATGAAAAGCAGTGCAGGAAAATCAAAGATCACTACTGGGTGATTCGGCAGGCATTATCCTTCCAACCGAAGCTTTCCACCCTGGGGTACAGAATGACCAATTATGCCTCCTCTCGCTTGACTCACAACCAGAAATAGCACTCAAGTGGTCAGGACCTGACCGTTGTGTCACCCgagtatgaaaaaaatattatttttaaaatcacagatTAAAAAATGCACATCCATATAGCTAAATCAGGTTTTGTATTAAAATGATATAACAGTAATTCCATGTACTTTAACCCCTTCTGCATCACTCCTTTGTTAAACACACGCCTGAAATTGacaaacccaaaataaaatggttactattcttgacTGCTTTTgtctacaggcataatcctggtcttttctg harbors:
- the adam17b gene encoding disintegrin and metalloproteinase domain-containing protein 17, whose translation is MRPLQTLFWVLGFICFVDGGRKPVEELEGLKNDDEYDTLNSMLSDFEVLSISNLHQHSVRKREVQAESHVERLLSFTALRRHFKLYLTTNTELFTQDFSAVFVDGNGSEDSYEVQRQNFFTGHVVGEEHSRVKAHIDANDFSAHILTEEAEYNIEPLWRFTDSPPDGRLLAYRSEDIRNISRLASSKVCNYIDAEAEDLLPEGVWMLRGEGEQESLHRDRRQAHDHKRNTCPLLLVADYRFFEHMGRSEESITLNYLIELIDRVDDIYRNTSWDDDFKGYGVQIQQIIIKKEPTHVGPNGIHFNMKNSPIPKKEVWDVKKLLEQFSSDMAGNASKVCLAHLFTYQDFDEGTLGLAYVAPSRPGALGGLCAKPYYPSASSKKPSYLNTGLTSTKNYGKTILTKEADLVTTHELGHNFGAEHDPDNVRDCAPSDDQGGKFVMYPIAVSGDHQNNKHFSDCSKRSVAKTLRSKAPMCFKERNSKVCGNSRVEEGEDCDPGLLHINDDPCCTSDCKFKRRSKCSDRNSACCKDCLFEAKGKKCQESINATCMGMSYCTGDSSDCPAPFSAPNDTVCVDLGRCQKGQCVPFCETVDLKSCACNETDDSCKVCCRNRDGTCSPYKDNGAPLFLRKGKPCTVGFCDEGGKCMKQVQDVVERLWDFIDKLDINTFGKFLADNIVGSVVVFSLLFWIPLSILVHCVDKRLDQQYEETTKSLFYPSNVEMLSSLESASMRIVKAPPPSSMAMAPRPQPQHPQAEPSASASAAAAAPSSATTGPLATIQEDPSSDHLDEEVLEEDFSPGGHAAKSFEDLTEQPAHHQRSDKALAFRLQRQARINSKETEC